A single region of the Palaemon carinicauda isolate YSFRI2023 chromosome 17, ASM3689809v2, whole genome shotgun sequence genome encodes:
- the LOC137656303 gene encoding uncharacterized protein — MSHKLKYHISSRGNFRGQVNIIFNDISSLSGKSEDERKILEIKLNRVKDELSRLDVIIRDLKWEDNASDEAKAVAENEREITESSSYDDKINRCLYNLTKVSVSQSPCCNSGRLKSPEAPLPTFCSQDGEDLTKFLSQFEDVVQRYNYSDFDKFLLLKQQISGRASHLINSLDSVQQSYTIAKDLLLQALASPSVRKFNVLQRLTELKLDFSSDPFEYIGNINSIQDSIKSLSISVDDVVQYFSWKGLNKKFQDQLVQITNETNPSLDQIKSKFFEASERYMEVQKRVDYRSKHRPCPSNSAVGLAAKVDCQSTPTTSLASNVKLRKDNANVFKHCSLCDNGDHPVHKCSKYPDPKSKLDRLKKLKACIKCARLDHSSDKCNFYFARRCFCGSFHFTFLCLSNIRKEHTNDSNGLAKKGKDKPPKSDKVEVKDKSSSITFAEASRDVMMVNDCSLAILPTFSCDLLNGNRIRCLRDGGCQSNFITEECAVRENLPIVKSNITLRVNGFNSSRLYNTCSYKVSMMIGDRLCELEAMSVPSIKTCLKLPGLTSVVQGFIEKGYTVADKYLLNGKDEIMDVDFILGSNSAYCLKENTVLFGDLEGNIPSVYSVTPLGIMLIGNLDQMSHNLIHLKNCQDTVAHISCSNILSIVCEEVEDMGNVCNASLTNSYTEVGANFAVLDHNGEIIDTEFERASKEVLDNLCLKTLNFDDVNIPEDYVENNDKIVDYVLSNTTRNADGRLVMPLIWNNKVKHLLGKNRHLATQILKSNLKKFTIKNPDYLNMMDQYFKEQQELGIIERIENLEQFLLENPCHSFMGHLGVFKLERETTKCRVVFLSNLSERDPSQKVTLSHNQAMLSGPCINQKITTALLNLRFDTKLLCFDVKKAFLNICLTPLDSNKLLFLWFKNMARKDYTLVGYRNLRLPFGLVCSPCLLLLGLYKILMIDTDMDSKEIKELKRHIYSLIYMDNGSITSNTAEELQWAFDNLKNIFEPYKFFLQQFVTNDEELQDKIDENESKKTSTEVKLLGMVWNRLDDTLRTRHLQLDIGADNKRKVLKSIAAHYDVFGFTGPILNRARLFLHKLQCDGSFDWDMKLDDSLLREWKNICRQVNASPEIKIQRFVGRRNSQYRLVAFTDSSKDIYGTTVYIQEIDSLEVSFVLAKNRIVNKALSAKGIPSLEFQSIVLGSEVLIDLYKDLVGPACVSPLDIVELKLYSDSLVSLAWINSHVHKLEKQSKKSIFILNRLEHISRLCEIHPIIYGFVSGIENPADQITRPVSYRTLIKSNYFSGPKFLKVCSNMDMQISRDDILNIQVPNPLAKPDLSALEARNYQVMHGTSIAKVNEHLISPQKYSDFYKLVSVHRLVLKFVHILKGRLYKRDTVKYAHMKVTSTNLYTEAITQILKVDQDIHFADVKKYFSSKFKNVGNIPNLVNQLNVYPDRTGLLRVRSKFSRWKCDESIRYPILLSKHSELVRLIILSLHCALSHSGCYVILTELRKQYWVPHYFSVVKRVLKECITCRKVKQRTIKLNQSPYREFRLEPPNIPFKYIFIDHLGYFQVKYQQKKIKVWILCITCLWSRAINLKICFDLSTVEFLRAFQIHTYEYGIPELCLSDLGSSLVAGANIMTDFLRDSDTQAYFEENNVKSPTFEQYFKGCHPLGGLVEVCVKMTR, encoded by the exons ATGTCTCATAAACTTAAATATCACATTAGTTCACGAGGGAATTTTAGAGGACaagtgaatattatttttaatgacaTTTCAAGTTTGTCTGGTAAatcggaagatgaaagaaagattcTTGAAATCAAATTAAACCGAGTTAAAGATGAACTTTCCAGATTGGATGTTATCATTAGAGATTTGAAATGGGAAGATAATGCTTCGGACGAAGCCAAAGCTGTTGCTGAGAACGAAAGGGAAATTACTGAGAGTAGTTCTTATGATGACAAAATAAATCGGTGTTTGTATAATTTAACCAAAGTTTCTGTATCACAATCGCCATGTTGTAATAGTGGTAGGCTTAAAAGTCCTGAGGCTCCTTTGCCTACGTTCTGTAGCCAAGATGGTGAAGATTTGACAAAGTTTTTAAGTCAGTTTGAAGATGTTGTACAGCGGTATAATTATTCAGACTTTGACAAGTTTTTGCTATTAAAACAGCAAATTTCCGGTAGAGCGTCACATTTGATTAATTCATTGGATAGTGTACAACAGTCTTATACTATTGCAAAGGATTTACTCTTACAAGCACTTGCGTCTCCTTCAGTTCGTAAGTTTAATGTATTGCAGCGTTTGACAGAGTTGAAGTTGGATTTTTCATCTGATCCATTTGAGTatattggtaatattaattctatacAAGACTCTATTAAAAGTTTGAGTATCTCTGTTGATGACGTAGTACAGTATTTTTCATGGAAGGGActaaacaaaaaatttcaagatcagcttgtgcaaattacaaatgaaactaaccCTTCTTTGGATCAGATAAAGAGCAAGTTCTTTGAGGCGAGTGAGAGATATATGGAAGTACAGAAACGAGTTGATTATAGATCCAAACACAGACCATGTCCCTCTAATTCAGCTGTTGGTTTAGCAGCCAAAGTAGATTGTCAATCAACCCCCACCACAAGTTTAGCATCTAACGTAAAGTTACGGAAAGATAATGCTAATGTATTCAAACATTGTTCTCTTTGTGATAATGGGGACCATCCAGTTCATAAATGTAGTAAATATCCGGACCCTAAATCAAAGCTCGATAGGCTGAAGAAACTTAAAGCTTGTATAAAATGTGCCCGGTTGGATCACTCTTCAGATAAGTGCAATTTCTATTTTGCCAGACGTTGTTTTTGTGGTTCTTTTCATTTCACGTTTTTGTGTTTGAGTAATATAAGGAAAGAACACACAAATGATAGTAATGGTTTGGCAAAGAAGGGTAAAGATAAGCCTCCAAAGTCAGATAAGGTAGAAGTAAAAGATAAGAGTTCGAGTATAACTTTTGCTGAAGCCTCAAGGGATGTTATGATGGTAAATGATTGTAGTCTTGCAATTCTACCCACCTTTTCTTGTGACCTTCTTAATGGAAATCGCATCCGTTGTTTGCGAGATGGGGGATGTCAATCAAATTTCATAACTGAAGAGTGTGCTGTTAGGGAAAATTTACCAATTGTTAAATCAAATATTACGTTAAGAGTAAATGGATTTAATTCTTCCCGATTGTACAATACGTGTTCTTATAAAGTGTCTATGATGATTGGGGACAGATTATGTGAATTGGAGGCTATGAGTGTACCATCCATTAAAACATGTTTAAAACTACCTGGTTTGACATCTGTTGTTCAGGGTTTTATTGAAAAGGGCTATACTGTTGCTGATAAATATCTGTTAAATGGAAAGGATGAAATTATGGACGTAGATTTCATCTTAGGGTCGAATTCTGCATATTGCCTTAAGGAAAATACTGTTCTTTTTGGTGACTTAGAGGGTAATATACCTTCTGTGTACTCGGTAACTCCGTTGGGTATTATGCTCATAGGAAATCTGGATCAAATGAGTCAtaatttgatacatttgaagaattGTCAGGACACTGTTGCCCATATTTCATGCTCTAATATTTTATCTATAGTATGTGAAGAAGTTGAGGACATGGGTAATGTCTGCAATGCTTCCCTGACAAACAGTTATACGGAAGTTGGAGCTAATTTTGCGGTACTTGATCATAATGGAGAAATTATAGACACTGAATTTGAGAGAGCCAGCAAAGAAGTTCTCGACAACTTATGtttgaaaacattgaattttgatgatgttaatattCCAGAAGATTATGTCGAGAACAATGATAAAATTGTTGACTATGTTCTCAGTAACACAACTCGGAATGCTGACGGCAGACTAGTTATGCCCTTAATTTGgaataataaagtaaaacatttattGGGCAAAAATCGTCATTTGGCAACTCAAATTTTGAAGTCTAATTTAAAGAAATTCACCATAAAGAATCCTGATTACTTAAATATGATGGATCAATATTTCAAAGAACAACAGGAGTTAGGCATCATAGAAAGAATAGAGAATTTGGAACAGTTTTTGTTGGAGAATCCTTGTCACAGTTTCATGGGTCACCTGGGAGTTTTCAAGcttgagagagagactacaaaatgTCGGGTGGTCTTTTTGTCTAACCTTAGTGAAAGAGATCCCTCTCAGAAAGTTACACTAAGTCACAATCAAGCCATGTTGAGTGGACCTTGCATCAATCAAAAGATAACCACTGCTCTTTTGAACTTACGCTTTGATACTAAATTGCTATGTTTTGATGTAAAGAAAGCTTTTCTAAATATTTGCTTGACCCCTTTGGATTCAAACAAGCTGCTATTTTTGTGGTTCAAAAATATGGCTCGGAAAGATTATACTCTTGTTGGATATAGAAATTTGAGATTGCCCTTTGGCTTAGTTTGCTCACCTTGTTTGCTTTTGCTTGGTCTGTACAAAATCCTTATGATTGATACTGATATGGATTCTAAAGAAATTAAGGAACTTAAGAGACACATCTACTCCCTAATCTATATGGATAATGGTAGCATCACCTCCAATACTGCAGAAGAACTTCAGTGGGCATTTGATAATCTTAAAAACATATTTGAACCTTATAAATTTTTTCTGCAGCAGTTTGTCACTAACGATGAGGAACTACaggataaaattgatgaaaatgaatCTAAGAAAACCTCAACAGAAGTTAAGCTTTTGGGAATGGTATGGAATCGTTTAGATGATACTTTAAGAACCCGACATTTGCAGTTGGATATTGGAGCAGATAATAAGAGGAAAGTATTAAAATCCATTGCTGCACACTATGATGTGTTTGGATTTACAGGACCAATTCTAAATAGAGCAAGATTGTTTTTGCACAAATTGCAGTGTGATGGCTCATTTGATTGGGATATGAAACTTGATGATAGCCTTTTGAGGGAATGGAAAAACATTTGTAGACAAGTCAATGCATCTCCTGAAATAAAGATTCAAAGGTTTGTGGGAAGAAGGAATAGTCAGTATAGATTGGTAGCCTTTACTGATAGCAGTAAAGATATATATGGTACTACTGTTTATATTCAAGAGATTGATTCTTTGGAAGTTAGTTTTGTACTTGCAAAAAACAGAATTGTCAACAAAGCGCTTTCAGCTAAGGGAATTCCTTCATTAGAATTTCAGTCTATTGTATTGGGCTCGGAAGTATTAATTGACCTTTATAAAGATCTGGTAGGCCCTGCTTGTGTTTCGCCATTAGATATAGTAGAATTGAAGCTATATTCTGACAGTCTAGTTTCTCTTGCTTGGATTAATTCTCATGTTCATAAGCTTGAGAAGCAAAGTAAAAAAAGTATATTCATTCTTAATCGGTTGGAACACATAAGTAGACTTTGTGAAATTCATCCTATTATTTAtggatttgtttcaggtattgaaaaCCCAGCTGATCAAATTACCAGACCTGTTTCATATAGAACTCTTATAAAGtctaattatttttcaggacctaaatttttaaaagtgtGTTCTAATATGGATATGCAGATCAGCAGAgatgatattttgaatattcagGTTCCAAATCCTTTGGCAAAACCTGACCTTTCAGCCCTGGAAGCACGCAACTATCAGGTCATGCATGGCACGTCTATAGCTAAAGTTAATGAGCATTTAATATCTCCACAGAAATATTCTGATTTCTACAAACTGGTTTCCGTGCATAGATTAGTTTTAAAGTTTGTTCACATTCTAAAAGGTAGACTGTATAAAAGGGATACAGTTAAATACGCTCATATGAAAGTAACCTCAACAAATTTGTATACAGAGGCTATTACTCAAATCCTGAAAGTTGACCAAGACATTCACTTTGCAGATGTGAAAAAGTATTTTTCAAGTAAGTTCAAGAATGTTGGGAATATCCCCAATCTAGTTAATCaacttaatgtttatcctgatagGACTGGTTTATTGAGAGTTAGGAGTAAATTTTCTCGTTGGAAATGTGATGAAAGTATCCGTTATCCCATATTGTTGTCAAAGCACAGTGAGCTTGTGAGATTGATAATTTTAAGTTTACATTGTGCATTATCCCATTCAGGTTGCTATGTAATTTTAACCGAATTAAGAAAGCAGTATTGGGTACCGCACTACTTCTCTGTTGTAAAACGTGTATTGAAGGAGTGTATTACTTGTCGCAAGGTGAAACAGAGAACTATTAAACTTAATCAATCACCATACAGAGAATTTAGACTGGAACCCCCTAACattccatttaaatatatttttattgatcactTGGGATACTTTCAGGTAAAATATCAACAGAAGAAAATTAAGGTCTGGATTTTGTGCATCACTTGTTTATGGTCAAGAGCAATAAATTTGAAGATATGTTTTGATCTTAGTACTGTAGAATTCTTGAGAGCCTTCCAGATCCATACTTATGAATATGGCATTCCTGAATTGTGCTTATCAGATTTAGGTTCATCATTGGTAGCTGGAGCAAATATAATGACTGATTTCTTGAGGGATTCTGATACTcaagcatattttgaagaaaataatgtgaagTCTCCCACTTTTGAACAATATTTCAAGGGTTGTCATCCATTGGGAGGTTTAGTTGAAGTTTGTGTTAAAATG ACCCGATAA